TCAGCATCACGGGTCTGTCCGCAATCTTAAAGAAGGAAGCCGAAGCGGCCCTGACGCTGAAAACGGGCGAGCCGTTTCGAACATACATGCTTCAAAGTGATGAAAACGCCCTGTCGGCTTTGATTTCTGAAAAAGGGTACCCGCATGTCAAGGTCCAGAGCGAAGTGACTATCCGTCCGGACCGCTCCAAAGCCGATATCATCTACCATGTCGACCAAGGGCCTTACGTTACCATGGGACAGATCTTTTTCAGCGGGAACCTGCGAACGCATGCAAAGATCCTTTGCAACGAAATTTCTTTAAAGCCGGGCGAGCCGTTTTCCCTGAAGCGGATGCTTGAGGCGCAACGCAACATTCGCAGCTTGGCTATTCTGAATTCGGTTCGATTCAAAGCCGTCGGGCTTAAAGAAAAAGCCGACAACGTCGACCTAGTTGTTGATGTTGAGGAAAAAAAATCGTATTATGTTGAAAGCGGCCTTGGATATGAAAACGAAAAAGGAATGTTTACGCAGATTCGGGCCGGGGACCGCAACCTGTTCGGCGCCAACAAGGACGCCTGGACCTCGGGAGAACTCAGCCAGATTGGATACCGGGGCGATATCGGCCTGACGGAACCAAAGCTTCTGGGAACATCATTTTCGGCAACCACAGACCTTTTTGCAGAAGAACGGGCCGAGTTTAATCAGGAGTTCGGTACGCGCAGCCTGGGGCTGACAGCGGGATTCAGCCGAAAATGGCTCAAATATTATACCACCGGAGTAAGTTTTCGTTGCGAGCAAAGAGAGCAGTTTCTAAAGGACGATAGAATATCCCAAAACCGTAGTGAATTCGATCCCAGAACCATATTCGTAACAACACCTTCTATCCGCTACGACACCAGGGATTCTTTCATCCGCCCCAGGCAGGGTATTTTTTCAGCGTTATCTGTCGATATATCCAAAGGAATCAAAAACTCCTTAGATGATTTTGCCAAATACAATGTCGATTTAAGATTTTTTATAACTCCATTTGATCGCCTGACCCTGGCCTGTATCGGCCGGGCCGGTTATCTTGATCCTTTTGGTTCGGCCGCAACGATTCCTGAGGATCAGCTGTTTTATCTGGGAGGGACCTCCGATGTGCGGGGGTATGATGAAAACATGCTGCGCTTCGATACCGGCGGAAACCCTGTGGGCGGGCGCTCCGCCGTTTCCGGGACCCTGGAAGTCAGGTTCGATTTGGGGCCCAACTATGAACTGGCCGGATTTTACGACATCGGGCGTTTGAACAAAACGCTGAACGCAACCGGTTCAGGCGGGTTGCGTTCCTCGGTGGGTGCCGGGCTGCGTTATATCACCCCCATCGGTCCCATCGGCCTGCTTTACGGGCACAAACTCGATCGCCGGGAAGGTGAAAGCTACGGCCAGTTCCACTTTTCAATCGGGTATACGTTTTAGCGTTTGTAAGGAGAAGAACATGCGTCCCTTCATTAAGTGTGTAATGAAGATTATTTTATTTTTAAGTATTACGTTCTGGTCAATGTCACCAGGTCTTCTTTGGGCCCAAACAGGTTTGAATAAAGCCAATGGCATGGCAACCGCCCCGGCCCAAAGCGCCAAACAGGATGCCGCAACTCAAGAAACCGTTGCCAATCAATCCAATGGCAATGCCGAAAGCCCCGGCATAAAACCCAAGGTTTTAGATCAGGCCGGTGAAAGTTTAGGAAAAAATATCGATAAATTAAGCCGCACGGCTTCATCCAAAATCGGCACATGGATCGAAGTCGAAACTTTGGCAGGGATTACCTGGCTCAAACTGTTTTTTTGCCTGGTTTTGACCTTTGTGGTGGTCGCGGTTGAGCGGCTGCTGCGCTGGCTGGTCAATGCCGCGATTCAAAAAATACCTCCCGAAGCAGATGCTGTCTCATGGCGGCAGCATTTTCTTGAGGCCCTCTCCAGGCCGCTTTCCCTGTTTGTCTGGTCTTACGGCATTTATGGCGCCCTATCGCCCTTGTACAGCCATTTTAAGACACCCGACGGAACCAACCTGGTATATATGGTGGCGCAAAAAGCGGCCGACGTCGGCGCAACCATCGCCCTTTTCTGGTTTATCCTCCGCTTGGTACAAATCCTGGATGTGTACCTGAAAAAATGGGCGGCCGGTACTGAAAGCACCTTGGACGACATGCTGGTTCCGATTGTCGCCAAAACGCTGCGGCTGTTCATTATTGTGATCGGCGGCATCATTGTGGTTCAAAACCTTACCGGGCTCAAAATCGGCCCCCTGCTGGCGTCCCTGGGAATCGGCGGCCTAGCCGTGGCTCTGGCGGCCAAGGATTCCATTGCCAATTTTTTCGGAACCCTGACCATCCTGTTTGACAAACCGTTTCAGGTCGGGCAGCGGATCACCATCGATCAATACGACGGAACCGTTGAAAACGTTGGTTTCAGAAGCACCCGCATTCGGACATTGACCGGTCATCTGGTAACCATCCCCAATGAAAAGCTGGTGAACTCCTCTCTGGAAAACATCGGGGAGCGACCTTACATTCGATGGCTCACCAACATCGGTATTACGTATGATACGCCGCCGGACAAGATCGAAAAGGCCGTGCTCATGATCCGGGAAATTCTCGACAATCACGAAGGCATGAAAGATGATTTTCCGCCAAGGGTCTATTTCAACGGCTTCAATGACTGGAGCCTGAATATCATGGTGGTTATCTGGTATCATCCGCCCAATTACTGGGACTTTCAGGCCTGGCTCCAGAAAACCTGCCTTGAAATCATGCGCAGGTTCGAAGCCGAAAGTATCGATTTTGCGTTTCCGTCCCGCACGATCTATATGGCCAACGATGATAAACGCCAGCTCAAGATGGTGATGTTGAAAGGGCAGGAATCATAATTTGGCGTCTTGAGAAAATCCAAAAGGAATCAACGCATGGAAAAATTTATAAAAAGAACCTCCAAGAAGGCGGGGGCTCCCCCGGGCACGCTGGTTCACATCGGAGAAAAGAGGGAGGAAAAAACACAAATCACCCTGATTAACTATGATGCGGAACAATTGCAGGAACGGGTCATCGACACTATTGAAGAAGTATTTCCGCTTAAAGAGCTGCCTACCGTCACCTGGATAAACATCGACGGGCTGCATCAGATCGACATCATCGAAAAAACCGGTCGATATTTCAACATCCATCCGCTGGTTCTGGAAGATATTTTAAATACCGGGCAGAGACCCAAGGCCCAGGAATTTGAGGATTGCATCTTTGTGGTTTTAAAAATGCTCTATTATAACGAAAATCTCGAAGAAACCAGGGGGGAGCAGTTCAGCCTGGTATTGGGAGAAAACTACCTGATATCATTTCAGGAGACGCACGGTGATGTCTTCAATACCATCAGAGATAGAATTCGTAATCCCAAAACCCGGATGCGCAAGGCCGGATGCGATTACCTGGCTTATACCCTGATCGACGCCATCGTGGATAACTACTTTATCATCCTGGAAACCCTCGGGGAAACGATTGAAACGCTGGAAGATGAGCTTCTTGAAAATCCCGGCCGCGAAACCCTGCACACCCTGCATGAAATGAAGCGTGAAATGATATACATGCGCAAGCAAATCTGGCCGATCCGCGAGATCATTAACACTTTGATCAAAAGTGAATCCCCTCTGATCAACGAGTCAACCCGTGTATACTTTAAAGACATTTACGATCACACGATTCAAGTGATCGATACCATCGAATCTTACCGGGACTTCCTGGCGGGCATGCTGGATATTTATCTTTCCACCGTGAGCAACAAAATGAACGAGATCATGAAGGTACTGACAATGATTGCCACCATCTTCATCCCCATCACGTTCATCGCCGGAATTTACGGCATGAACTTTAAATATATGCCGGAACTCGAATGGCGCTGGGGTTATTTTTTGCTCTGGGGCATCATTGCCGTCATCGTGGCGATAATGATCGTCTTTTTTAAAAAAAGGGATTGGATATAATCCTTGCAGGAAGTAAAAGATGAAACCTAAACCGAGCGAATTTCCAAATCTCCCCGAGCGCTTGAGCGGGCTTGAGGAGCTGGCCGATAATCTCTGGTGGAGCTGGCACCCCGGCGCCAGAATGCTTTTTAAAATGCTGGACCGCCAAGCCTGGAAGGAAAGCGGTCATAATCCCGACAAGCTGCTCAGAGAAATGCCGGCCGAAATTCTGGAGGCGGCCGCCGGCAACGAAGACTACTTGCGCAATTATGATGTTGTGCTCTCCCAATTCCGCCGGTACATGGCAAATACAACCTGTCAGTTTCTGCATTTTGTTCCGGATCCGAACACCTATGCGGTCGCCTATTTCAGCGCCGAATACGGGCTGCATCGTTCGTTGCCGTTTTACGCCGGCGGCTTGGGGTTTTTAGCCGGCGATCATATCAAGGAATGCAGCGATCTGGGTGTCCCGCTGGTGGCAGTCGGTTTTATGTATCCGCAAGGGTATCTCCATCAGAACATTCGTGAAGACGGCTGGCAGGAACATATCCACGAAACCATCGATCAGAATGCGGCCTCGATTTCCAGGGTTTTTGACGATAAGAATCGGCAACTCGTTGTCCGGGTTCCCTTTATCGAGCCCGCCATCCATGTGGGCATATGGAAAGTGCCGGTGGGGCGGGTTTCCCTGTATTTGCTGGACACGGATATCGAACAAAATGATCCCTGGAACCGCGGCATTTCGGCCCGTCTTTACATCGGCGACATCGAACAGCGCCTGCGGCAGGAAATCGTTTTAGGCATCGGCGGAGCTGAAGTGCTAGAGACCTTGGGGATCAAACATCACCTGCTGCATCTCAACGAAGGGCACGCCGCCTTTGCCCTTCTGGAACGCATTCGCGACCGGGTTCAGCAAGGAATGCCCTACTCCCAGGCCCTTGAACAGGTTAAAAATACCACCGTTTTCACCACGCATACCCCGGTTCCTGCCGGTCATGACGTTATCCCGTTTTATTTGATGGAAAAATATTTTAGCGCCTACTGGCCGGCTCTGGGGCTTGACCGCGACAGCTTCCTGCAACTGGGAATTCATCCCGAGCAACCGCATGCCGGTTTTAACATGACGGCGTTCGCCCTCAGGTTGGCGGCCTTTCGCAACGGTGTCAGCCGGCGGCACGGCGAAGTGTCCAGGCGCATGTGGCAAAGTCTCTGGCCGCAAGCCTCCGAGTCCCAGGTTCCCATCGATCACATCACCAACGGGGTACATGTCCCCACCTGGATTGAACCAAAAATTAAACGCCTTTTTGATACCTATCTGGGTCCCGAATGGCTGCCGGATCACGAAAATCCGCTCGTATGGGAGCTTGTTGAAAAAATTCCGGATGAAGAACTTTGGCGAACCCATTACTGGTTAAAGATCAAATTGATCGATGCAATCCGGGAGCGCTCTCGCCGGCGCTGGACCCAGGATCGCCTCAGCCCGTCCATAGTCATTGCCGGCGGAACCCTGCTTGATCCCTCGGTGTTAACCATCGGTTTCGCCCGGCGATTCGCCACCTACAAACGGGCCGACCTAATTTTTTATGACATGGATCGTTTGAAAAAGCTTCTAAACGACCGCTGGCGGCCTATCCAGATTGTCTTCGCCGGCAAGGCGCATCCGGCCGACGACCCGGGCAAACGCATTCTTCAAAAGGTGTTTAATGCCGCCCGTGATCCTGAAACCGGGGGGCGCATCGCCTTTGTCCAAGACTACGGAGAACAACTGGCGCAATACCTGGTCCACGGTGTGGATGTCTGGCTGAACACGCCGCTGCCGCCCCTGGAAGCCAGCGGTACCAGCGGAATGAAAGCGGCCCTCAACGGGGTGCCCCAGCTGAGCATCATGGACGGTTGGTGGATCGAAGGCTTTAACGGCCAAAACGGCTGGACCTTCGGTAATCATTCAGTCGATGGGAATCGAGACGCTGCGGATGCCGCCGAGATCTACCGCATCCTTGAAGATGAAATTATTCCGCTGTACTATGACGTATCCGAAGACGGGGTGCCTGGGGGCTGGGTCAAGGTTATGAAGAATTCCATCAAGAGTAATGCCGCCAAATTCTCCGCCCGGCGGATGGTCAAGGAGTACCTCGAGAAGTTCTATGCCAAAGGTCTTCAAAATGTTACAGGAGTATCAACATGACACCGAAACGTATTGCTTTAATAGCAATTGCCATTCTGTTTGCTGTTTTCATCCTTCAAAATGCTCAGGTAGTTG
The genomic region above belongs to Candidatus Desulfatibia profunda and contains:
- a CDS encoding mechanosensitive ion channel family protein, which produces MATAPAQSAKQDAATQETVANQSNGNAESPGIKPKVLDQAGESLGKNIDKLSRTASSKIGTWIEVETLAGITWLKLFFCLVLTFVVVAVERLLRWLVNAAIQKIPPEADAVSWRQHFLEALSRPLSLFVWSYGIYGALSPLYSHFKTPDGTNLVYMVAQKAADVGATIALFWFILRLVQILDVYLKKWAAGTESTLDDMLVPIVAKTLRLFIIVIGGIIVVQNLTGLKIGPLLASLGIGGLAVALAAKDSIANFFGTLTILFDKPFQVGQRITIDQYDGTVENVGFRSTRIRTLTGHLVTIPNEKLVNSSLENIGERPYIRWLTNIGITYDTPPDKIEKAVLMIREILDNHEGMKDDFPPRVYFNGFNDWSLNIMVVIWYHPPNYWDFQAWLQKTCLEIMRRFEAESIDFAFPSRTIYMANDDKRQLKMVMLKGQES
- the corA gene encoding magnesium/cobalt transporter CorA; translation: MEKFIKRTSKKAGAPPGTLVHIGEKREEKTQITLINYDAEQLQERVIDTIEEVFPLKELPTVTWINIDGLHQIDIIEKTGRYFNIHPLVLEDILNTGQRPKAQEFEDCIFVVLKMLYYNENLEETRGEQFSLVLGENYLISFQETHGDVFNTIRDRIRNPKTRMRKAGCDYLAYTLIDAIVDNYFIILETLGETIETLEDELLENPGRETLHTLHEMKREMIYMRKQIWPIREIINTLIKSESPLINESTRVYFKDIYDHTIQVIDTIESYRDFLAGMLDIYLSTVSNKMNEIMKVLTMIATIFIPITFIAGIYGMNFKYMPELEWRWGYFLLWGIIAVIVAIMIVFFKKRDWI
- the glgP gene encoding alpha-glucan family phosphorylase, coding for MKPKPSEFPNLPERLSGLEELADNLWWSWHPGARMLFKMLDRQAWKESGHNPDKLLREMPAEILEAAAGNEDYLRNYDVVLSQFRRYMANTTCQFLHFVPDPNTYAVAYFSAEYGLHRSLPFYAGGLGFLAGDHIKECSDLGVPLVAVGFMYPQGYLHQNIREDGWQEHIHETIDQNAASISRVFDDKNRQLVVRVPFIEPAIHVGIWKVPVGRVSLYLLDTDIEQNDPWNRGISARLYIGDIEQRLRQEIVLGIGGAEVLETLGIKHHLLHLNEGHAAFALLERIRDRVQQGMPYSQALEQVKNTTVFTTHTPVPAGHDVIPFYLMEKYFSAYWPALGLDRDSFLQLGIHPEQPHAGFNMTAFALRLAAFRNGVSRRHGEVSRRMWQSLWPQASESQVPIDHITNGVHVPTWIEPKIKRLFDTYLGPEWLPDHENPLVWELVEKIPDEELWRTHYWLKIKLIDAIRERSRRRWTQDRLSPSIVIAGGTLLDPSVLTIGFARRFATYKRADLIFYDMDRLKKLLNDRWRPIQIVFAGKAHPADDPGKRILQKVFNAARDPETGGRIAFVQDYGEQLAQYLVHGVDVWLNTPLPPLEASGTSGMKAALNGVPQLSIMDGWWIEGFNGQNGWTFGNHSVDGNRDAADAAEIYRILEDEIIPLYYDVSEDGVPGGWVKVMKNSIKSNAAKFSARRMVKEYLEKFYAKGLQNVTGVST